The following are encoded in a window of Castanea sativa cultivar Marrone di Chiusa Pesio chromosome 5, ASM4071231v1 genomic DNA:
- the LOC142635329 gene encoding uncharacterized protein LOC142635329: MISWNVRGLNDPRKCLVVKNLLWEWKCDVVCLQETKIASMNRQLVCSLWSCPYVDWAVLEANRTAGGILHMWDKRVLDKVEVMVGTFSVSVKWKGVGDDFIWACSGVYGPNENNERGHMWDELVGIQQYWRLPWCCLRDFNIVCFPSVRRGETRLTLAMEKFSEFVEELNLVDLPLEGGSYTWLSGSDQPAMSRLDRALVTLDWEDHFSNVIQRILARPISDHCPILLEAGAMARGKSPLRFENMWLKMEGFVDRVQSWWNWHSFVGTPSFVLAKKLKALREDIVHWNCREFVNVERQKKQLLEELKTLDAKEGDFGLTDGEKCHRADLRSQVEHLLSLEEIS; this comes from the coding sequence ATGATTTCGTGGAATGTTAGAGGTTTAAATGATCCTCGGAAATGCCTTGTGGTAAAGAATTTGTTGTGGGAGTGGAAGTGTGATGTTGTTTGTCTTCAAGAGACGAAAATTGCCAGTATGAATAGACAACTGGTTTGTAGTTTGTGGAGCTGTCCTTATGTGGATTGGGCAGTTTTGGAGGCTAATCGGACTGCAGGAGGTATTTTGCATATGTGGGATAAAAGGGTCTTGGATAAGGTAGAGGTTATGGTTGGTACTTTCTCAGTTTCGGTTAAGTGGAAAGGAGTGGGGGACGATTTTATATGGGCATGCTCAGGCGTTTATGGCCCAAATGAGAATAACGAGAGGGGTCACATGTGGGATGAGTTGGTGGGTATTCAGCAGTATTGGAGGTTACCGTGGTGCTGCTTGAGGGACTTTAATATTGTTTGCTTTCCTAGTGTGCGCAGGGGTGAGACTCGTTTGACCTTGGCTATGGAAAAATTCTCTGAATTTGTTGAGGAGCTTAATTTGGTTGATTTGCCTTTGGAAGGAGGTAGCTATACATGGTTAAGTGGCTCTGATCAACCAGCGATGTCTAGGCTTGATAGAGCTTTGGTCACCCTAGATTGGGAGGACCACTTCTCTAATGTTATTCAAAGGATCTTAGCCCGTCCTATCTCAGATCATTGCCCAATTCTCTTGGAGGCAGGGGCAATGGCAAGGGGGAAAAGTCCATtaagatttgaaaatatgtggttgaagaTGGAGGGATTTGTGGATAGAGTTCAATCCTGGTGGAATTGGCATTCCTTTGTAGGTACTCCTAGTTTCGTGCTTGCAAAAAAGTTAAAGGCTCTGAGAGAGGACATTGTGCATTGGAATTGCCGAGAGTTTGTTAATGTAGAGCGGCAAAAGAAGCAATTACTAGAGGAGCTGAAAACCTTAGATGCTAAGGAAGGGGATTTTGGTCTCACCGATGGGGAGAAATGTCATAGGGCGGATTTGAGGTCCCAGGTGGAGCATCTTCTTTCCTTGGAAGAAATTTCCTAG